The following are from one region of the Bacillota bacterium genome:
- a CDS encoding glycoside hydrolase family 43 protein, giving the protein MKIQNPILRGFNPDPSIIRVGDDYYIATSTFEWFPGVQIHHSRDLVHWRLAARPLTRKTQLDMTGAISSCGVWAPCLSYDEGTFYLAYTDVKTKSGIFRDMHNYLVTTDDILGEWSEPVYLNSGGFDPSLFHDDDGRKWLLNTIHDHRKGRNSFAGILLQEYSPEQKRLVGPVYNIFKGTKLGFTEGPHLYKRGGYYYLLTAEGGTGYGHAVTIARSKNITGPYEVDPTNPILTSRSNPDLQLQRAGHADLVETQTGEWYMVHLCSRPLQDQEGNNRSVLGRETAIQKVIWTEDGWLRMASGNNEPEEKVDAPNLSLHPWDPEPIRDDFDSPNLNIHFQTLRVPLGEDTISLTDRPGFLRLKGRESLSSQYDQALVARRLQAFTCTASTCVEFEPESFQQMAGLVCLYDNSNFYYLRISWDEQLGKCLNIITCQSGKFDEALDQDITIDGWERVYLRVDVDHEILQFFYSADGESWKPIGPKLDAAILSDEHCRGFTGAFVGLCCQDFSGQRRSADFDFFAYQERD; this is encoded by the coding sequence ATGAAAATTCAGAACCCAATCCTGCGCGGTTTTAATCCCGATCCATCGATTATTCGAGTCGGAGATGATTATTACATCGCAACTTCTACCTTTGAGTGGTTTCCAGGTGTGCAGATCCATCATTCCAGAGATTTGGTGCACTGGCGGTTAGCGGCCAGGCCGCTTACTCGCAAGACCCAGCTTGATATGACCGGAGCAATCAGCTCCTGTGGGGTTTGGGCGCCCTGCTTATCCTATGACGAAGGCACATTCTATCTAGCATATACCGATGTGAAAACAAAAAGCGGCATTTTTAGAGATATGCATAATTACTTAGTGACCACTGACGATATCTTAGGTGAATGGTCAGAACCTGTGTACTTAAACAGCGGCGGCTTTGATCCATCGCTGTTCCATGATGATGACGGCAGAAAGTGGCTGCTGAACACCATCCATGATCACCGCAAAGGCCGAAACAGTTTTGCTGGTATTTTGCTGCAGGAATACTCACCCGAACAAAAGCGCTTGGTTGGCCCGGTGTACAACATTTTTAAAGGCACAAAGCTGGGGTTCACCGAAGGACCGCATCTTTATAAGCGTGGTGGATATTATTATCTCTTGACCGCGGAGGGTGGAACGGGTTATGGACATGCTGTAACGATAGCCCGCTCGAAAAACATTACTGGACCTTATGAGGTTGATCCGACTAACCCAATTCTAACCTCGCGCAGCAATCCTGACCTGCAGCTCCAGCGGGCAGGCCACGCGGATCTTGTTGAAACCCAAACGGGAGAATGGTACATGGTTCACCTCTGCAGCCGGCCTTTACAGGATCAGGAAGGAAACAACCGCAGCGTTTTAGGCAGGGAAACGGCAATCCAAAAGGTGATATGGACCGAAGATGGATGGCTGCGCATGGCTTCAGGGAACAATGAACCGGAGGAGAAGGTAGATGCACCAAATCTGTCTCTGCATCCATGGGATCCGGAACCTATTCGCGATGATTTTGACAGCCCGAACTTGAATATTCATTTTCAGACACTGAGGGTGCCCTTGGGTGAAGATACGATTTCTCTAACAGATCGGCCGGGCTTCTTGAGATTGAAGGGGAGAGAATCCCTAAGTTCCCAATATGATCAGGCGCTCGTTGCCCGGAGACTGCAGGCTTTCACCTGCACTGCGTCAACATGTGTAGAATTCGAACCAGAGTCCTTCCAACAGATGGCAGGATTGGTCTGCCTTTATGACAATTCGAACTTCTACTATCTGCGCATTTCTTGGGATGAACAACTTGGCAAATGCTTGAACATTATTACCTGTCAAAGCGGTAAATTTGATGAAGCGCTGGACCAGGATATCACCATCGACGGTTGGGAGCGGGTGTATCTTAGAGTCGATGTAGACCATGAAATACTGCAGTTTTTCTATTCGGCGGATGGTGAGAGTTGGAAACCAATAGGTCCCAAGCTGGATGCTGCAATTCTATCAGACGAGCACTGCCGTGGTTTTACCGGAGCATTTGTCGGGTTATGCTGTCAGGACTTTTCCGGTCAGCGGCGGTCTGCTGATTTTGATTTCTTCGCTTATCAAGAGCGAGATTAG